The nucleotide window CGCAAGTGTTTTACTGTCCAGCCTTGTGGTATCTCCGTTTACAATTTTTCGGTACGAATAGGCAGCCGTGTTATTGACGGCATTGTTCCAGTGAGTCTCCAGGCTGCATCCTCCGATATAAAGGTTGGCAATGATCAGTTGTACTCCATCGGCTTTAGCCAGGTCATCCACATACGACTCAGCAGCATCTTCGGAGAAACTGTTTCCGATGGCCAGTATCCTGATCGTTTTCTGGCTATAGGCTTGCACGGCAAACGCGAAAAATAGAATAAGGAAAAAATGTTTTAGTCTTTTATTATTCATGGTATCGTCTTTTTTGTTTATGGTAAAGATGCCGATTCTCCTCGAATCGGCATTTTTCATTTTTTATAGATGTACGGACTTATCCTGTCATATCTCTTAATGCGTTTTAATTACCACAACGGCTGGTTTCAGACCTTTTGCGCTGGCACTAATCTTAATCTCTCCGGCCATTTGCGAAGAACGGATAATCAGTTGGCATGTCCCGTTGTACACCCTGCGGCTATCCGCCTGAAGCAGTTCGTCACTCAGGATATCACCATTGCCTACCCCGGAATTGGTACCGGCTCCCTTCACGGAGAAGCGGATCAGGTGGTCGGCATTTGGCACGATATTGCCCGACTTATCCACCACCTTCACATTGATGTAGGTCAGGTCAAGACCATCGGCTTTCATCTCTTTCTTGTCAGCTTCGAGTATAATCAGCTGAGCTTCACCGGCTGTGCGCAGGATATCTTTCGATACCACTTTTCCTCCGGTGCGCCCCAGAGCTTTGATTTCGCCCTTTTCGTAATTGACATTCCAGGTCATTTTCTGATTGGTGCATGCCGCCATGCTTTTTATCCCCTGCGATTTCCCGTTGATTATAAGCTCCACGCTGTCACAGTTAGAGATTGTCTGTACCGTCAGAGGCTCCTTATCTTTCCAGTTCCAGTGGAAATACATCGGCAACCATTTGATCTTAAAGTCGTTCCACGATTTTTCCTTCGCTTCATCTTTGGCATAAACAGCCAGCTTCATCATCGGTGCCGATTTGTAGAAACTGCTGATGCTGTAAGCTACCGGTTTCAGGTTGTTGCACAGGTCTATCGCACCATTGATCCATCCCTTTGACGGCCAACCGAATGACTCTCCAAGATACTCGGTTCCACCCCAGTAAAACTGACCACAGGCATAAGTATGGTCATACCCGAAGTAACCATAGCCTCCTTCACCGGTACCTTCCTCACTCAACAGGAATATTAACTGCGGGTATTTAATATGGTCTTTTTTGAAAAATCCAGCCTGGTAGTTTACACTCATCACATCGGTAAAGAACGCCATCTGGTGTGGAGCAGAGTTATAATATGCAGGATTATTGTACTTTATGGCATTGTAGCGGGCCGGATATAAAGCGCAGGTTACCTTGCGCGAAGGTTCGAGCGCATGCACAAAATCGACCATTTTCTTCAATTGTAGTACACCATAAGTACTGTCTTCACCAGTATACTGATGGATAACCTCATTTCCGACACTCCAGATAAATACTGACGGGTGATTTCTGTCTCTTTTAATGAATGTAGCCACGTCATTTTCCCAGTAATTATCAAAAGAATTGCCCGGTCCGTAATATTGTGAATTCCATTTGTCGTAGGCCTCATCAAATACGAGAATGCCGTTCCGGTCACACCAGTCCAGTACATATTTGGGATATGGATTATGACTCAACCGGATAGCGTTACATCCCATCTGGTTTTTGAGGACTTCAAGTCGTTTCTGCCATCCTGCTTCAAATGCCGCAGCACCCAACGATCCCAGATCATGGTGCAGGCATACTCCTTTTAGGAATACCTTTTTACCGTTGAGCAGAAATCCTTCCTCGGGGGTAAACTCTACCTCCCTGATCCCGAACGTAGTCTCGTAGCTATCAGTCAGTTGCTCGCCGTTGTACACTTTCGATACGGCTTTATACAAATGCGGTGAATTTAAATCCCAGATCATGGGATCAGGTACTTTTACCTCCTGGCGGTATTTTACCGTCTCCTTTGCCCCAAAGCTGATCACCGACGTACGGCTGGCCACGACACTGCCTGTAGGTGAAACGATATCGGTCACCAGTTTGCTGGTCGTAGAGTCTGACGATGTATTCTCCACGGTGGTCTCTATGCAGGTCTTGGCATACTTATCAGTGATCTTAGGAGTAGTGATGTAGGTCCCATAGCGGGCTACATGCAGTTTGTCAAGGATGTTCAGATAGACATTGCGCGTAATACCCTCTCCCGTATACCAACGAGAACTTGTAGTAAAGGTATTGTCATAGCGTACGGCAATGACATTACTGCCTCTCTTTACCAAATCGGTAATATCATATTGAAAATCAAGGTATCCGTTGAGAAACCTCCCGCAATGCTTACCGTTTACCCAAACATCCGACTCGCGGTAAACCCCTTCAAACTCAAGGTAAACCTTCTTCCCTTCAATATTTTCGTTGATTTGAAGATTCTTACGATACCACCCGATATGACGTGGACGGTAACCATTTAGCTTCGTTCCGCCAAGTGTATCTTTTACAAATGGTCCATATATGGAGGCATCATGC belongs to Parabacteroides sp. FAFU027 and includes:
- a CDS encoding glycoside hydrolase family 2 protein; translation: MNKQCFVMIVLLSLLQWRADAREKILLNFNWKFQLNEQSGAMFPTYNDAKWQSVNLPHDASIYGPFVKDTLGGTKLNGYRPRHIGWYRKNLQINENIEGKKVYLEFEGVYRESDVWVNGKHCGRFLNGYLDFQYDITDLVKRGSNVIAVRYDNTFTTSSRWYTGEGITRNVYLNILDKLHVARYGTYITTPKITDKYAKTCIETTVENTSSDSTTSKLVTDIVSPTGSVVASRTSVISFGAKETVKYRQEVKVPDPMIWDLNSPHLYKAVSKVYNGEQLTDSYETTFGIREVEFTPEEGFLLNGKKVFLKGVCLHHDLGSLGAAAFEAGWQKRLEVLKNQMGCNAIRLSHNPYPKYVLDWCDRNGILVFDEAYDKWNSQYYGPGNSFDNYWENDVATFIKRDRNHPSVFIWSVGNEVIHQYTGEDSTYGVLQLKKMVDFVHALEPSRKVTCALYPARYNAIKYNNPAYYNSAPHQMAFFTDVMSVNYQAGFFKKDHIKYPQLIFLLSEEGTGEGGYGYFGYDHTYACGQFYWGGTEYLGESFGWPSKGWINGAIDLCNNLKPVAYSISSFYKSAPMMKLAVYAKDEAKEKSWNDFKIKWLPMYFHWNWKDKEPLTVQTISNCDSVELIINGKSQGIKSMAACTNQKMTWNVNYEKGEIKALGRTGGKVVSKDILRTAGEAQLIILEADKKEMKADGLDLTYINVKVVDKSGNIVPNADHLIRFSVKGAGTNSGVGNGDILSDELLQADSRRVYNGTCQLIIRSSQMAGEIKISASAKGLKPAVVVIKTH